The Arachis hypogaea cultivar Tifrunner chromosome 14, arahy.Tifrunner.gnm2.J5K5, whole genome shotgun sequence DNA window gacaaagatcgACAAGAGATCCAACAAACTCTCTCCAGTGGTGGCAGGAAGTCACATTCCCAAACACTCATAAGAACAACAAGATAAAGTCTTATCCTACTATGAAAATTTGCATGAAGATCATGCTAATTGCAACTATGTTTGTACAAAATAAAGACTACAATTAAGTCTTTGGAACAAACCTTGGAACTTCTCCTCTAGCGACAAAATATCACCGGTTTCCTTCACAGTTACACTTGGACTTAACGAGTGCATCGAACCGCGTTTTCCTACAACTCCAACTGTTATTTCTACCCATCTACTAAGCCCTTTCCACATGAGACCATCAGCAGTCTCGTTCTTAAATTTAGATGTCATGATTATTTCATCTGTCTCTATGAATGGTTCGAAGATCAAGAGTTCTGGAGGAGGGTTTGGCATCTCAATCATACCATGTGCCTGCATATCAATCAATCAAGAGAAAAATAACGTCATGAAATCAAAAGTTGAAGAGCACATGTAGAGTGTGTATTGATATAACAGTTACCACAAAAAATGCAAATTTATCTGAGTTCTAGTGCTAATATTTCTAGGGAAATTTTTCCAGCTAAATaagacaagaaggaagaagaatgaaggatATTGAATTTTATACTTACTAGGGAAGTATATTCTATTTTTGCGGGACACAACAATATTGTAAATAGTAAATACATACTAAGGTCACACCAAGTAAGACAGTATAAAACTGTACATTGTACGTCTAAGTAACATTACTAGTAATTCCCCAACATAAGAAATCTTGATAAATACATGATGTTATTCGTTATCTATACCTTGGATAAGCTATTTGGAGGAATCCTTAGTAGACATTCCTCTAGAGCTTTTACATATACTGCAAGGTCACTTGAGGAGCTGCATAACAATAAAATGAGCAGAAAAGTATTGAAACAACCTTTTCAATCATGGTAAATAACGCAATATTTGTTAAGATACTAACAAACTGATACTACCATAATCTTGCAACTCCTGTTGAACATCCATCTCTCGCTGGCTTGATACATAATGTTTCACACCGTAGCTTCTGGGTGATGTCATGCCATATCTCATTTATAGGCTTACTTGAGAGATCATCTTTTTTCCTGACATCCTTGTTTATTGTAAGAATTCCCGAGTTTGCCAGCTAAAATAACACGATGTTTGAATGCTTAGTCAGAAAAACATGTCCAACTTAGGAAAACAATGTTATAGGAGTGCTCATCATTCAAGGACACCATGTTTGAATTACGAAAACATACATTCTTTAAAGCAGCAGATGTTGCAACTTTGTCCATACAAATCTTTGATGCCATTGCACCAGGACCTTCAACAGATGAAAGAAAATTGAACCTATGCAGTTAATACCGCATACCTAATAATCCCATATATTCAGTATGAAATATAAACAAACCTGTGTAAGGAATTCCTTCAGCATCCAACAGTGATTGAAGCGTACCGTCTTCTCCAATGCCTCCATGAACTACAAGTAACAAATGATATATCTTGTAAAGACATTCCCAAAGTTCTCGTTTTAGCCAGAAATGTCTAGAAGTCTAAACTACAGATttataatataatacaaaaatgttAAAAGCATGCTTCCTGTTCGGGTCATGTCACTACTTGAACAAATAGCCTTTCCACTTTTGAATAGATCATTCTTATGAATAATATTGGCTTTAACCATATATGATTCTCATTAAGATATTAGGCACACTCCACTATTGACATTGATACTAATAATGCATTCCAACtaattaatatattaacaatGAAATTAAGGCCAAGGTTTTAACATCTACACAACACATATAGCTTTTAATACCTGCAATAAAAACTGTTGCCTCGGCCTTCTTGGCTAGCTTGATCCACTGTTTGAGTGAAAATCGTATAGGCAATTCATCAGCAATATCAAACCCAGTAAACCAGCTATGGTCCTTAAAACCCTCCATGAGATCATTCATTACTTTCTCCCGCAGGTTGGACGTCATTGCAGCCCGATCAGGCTCAATTGCTTCTATGCATGCAGCAAGTACCTCCTCAGTTGTATGTCGTAGCACGAGAGAATAACTGTACAAAAGATAACAATGACTCAAACACTTCACTCTAGTTACAATATGCAGAGGTCACATGCATGTACCATAATTCAAAATGGAATGCACAAATAAATGGATATCTTTCTGGGTGCTAATTCTTAGAATCAAACTGAACAAAAAATTTGCTTTCTTCAGGATGACATGGTTTAAGACACATGCAAAAATCCAAAAGCAAAACAGTGCTCATCATTACATCAGCAGGAAGAATtgcatgcacaaccaaggaccaagcctcaaaaaattttaagtggtTAGATGCAGATCCAAGAGTGATTTCAATTCCTAACACTACCACCAATATAAGATTCATTTGGACTAATTGGCAAAAAGCCAATTTATTGGTGCTGAAATTTAACTGAATTTTGAATAGTGACGGTCGTCTCAAGTGGTTTGGACATATGAAAAGAAGATTGCCAGAGCATCCAAAGGAGGGTGGATCAAACAGAAGATAAACAGATGGCGAAAGGTAGAGGAAAACTAAAAAGACTATAAATGAGGTGGTCAAAGGAAATTTATGTGTAAATAATCTCACTGTAGACATAATCATGATAAGACTCAATGGCGTCGTTTATCCACGTAGCTGACTCTATCTAATGGGATAAGGATttcttgttgttattgttgttgttgtttgaatAGTGATGGTGGCAAATATCAACCTTGACCACTTGGTCATTGAGGCTTTACTACAATGTAAAGTACCAACATTCCTAAAGCTTAAGCTGCAAATTGTAGGCCTATAAATGATTTTTTTCAGGGTTAAAAGTCTCATATTTGTCCTGATTAGGAAAAGGTTAAATGGACAATACTTACGGCAATGACCATACTGTTCTATTCATGACATTATCAGCCTTCTTCCCATCCACAGTGGATTCATATTCACTTGTTGTGGAAAGCAAACATGGAGTAACCTCAAGCTGTAATAACCATGATTACACTTCAGCAGATGATTATGTATACTGAACAGAAACTTTATGGTCTTCCTGATTGGGGGACACTTACATCATGGAAAGCTTGCAAATTAAGCCAGACATTTGTACCACTCATAAGAGATACTTGCCGTTCTGATGTGTCACCTCCAAAAATTACAAAAACTTTTCGAGCTCCTTCGCGGCGAGGAACTGACCTGTTAAGTTTTGAGTATTTTGATTTGCTTGGGACCTGACCTGATTTGTTAATAATCGACGCAAGGTTCGGAAACCTCAAGCAAGCATGGTGAATAATGCTCCTAAGAATATTTGTATGAGAAAAGCCAACCTGGATAATATAGACAGGAAGTCTTAAAATACACTAAGATGAAAGGTGAACTTAAAAGGAAAGAAACTATTTAAAATTCATACAGAAATAGCGAGAAACACAACCATGACATAGAAGTATTTGATGAAAATATAAGACTCTGAATATTCAGTACAAGACATATGAAGGGATGCAGACAGATCCAGAAGATACCTTAGAAGCCTGCTGAAATAGAAAACTAGTCTGTTCCATACCACTGATCTGAAACATGCAATAAATTTCACTATCAGcagtaatgaaaaaaaaaaaaaaaaaaaaaaaaaaaaaaaaaacataagtaGTGAAACTGCATGAATCAATTTTCTGCATTATTTCCAAGGATGAAAATCATCTCACCAAGTTAATGTCAGTGAATATGATGGTACCAGATTCCGTCCTCCCAAACTCACTTTCTGAAGATGGTAAGTTACAAGCTGAATTGGGCAAAAACCATCCATCAATCCTTGCAAAATCTTGCAGGCAAAGTTGTTGGAATAACAGAGATGCTCCTTTGCGTATATTTTCAATTGCATCCAAGGAAAATCGAGGTGGAGTGTGGTAAGCAACCTATGCAGCATACATACTTCATCCAATTAGAAAGATACAAGCTGACTGTAATTGGCTTGAAATTAACTACTCAATAAACTGGAGGAAAAAGATCACTTCATACACCATTTTTAAGATCAGCAAGCATGTGCAATACACCTTGCCACATACATAACACAGACACTAACACTGACCTGTTGGGTAGGAAGGTACTTCCTTCGGTAGTTAAATATTGCATCATTCTCTTGCACATCATTTGCGCCACGGGATTGAAGTTCAACCTGTTCATCTAATATGCACTATTACTATCGACTATGAAATATTCATTAGGTAAAAGAAGATTGCAACTTCCATATCCAACTTGTATTGTATGATGAATTTCATATTAACATAGGCAGCACAAAACTGAATTTCATAACTAGTACAACATATTTATTGCTACATGAAACCCATATCCACATTTATGGCATCATACTATGACCAAAAGTACAATATATTTGCTCAAGTGAAAAATTCTTTTACTTTCTGCTACttcaatttgaattttagaaaaagaaattcaATAAGGTCTAGTTCAAGACATTAGTGTGAAAGGGTGGAAGGAATAGAATAATCATCAGCATTGACATTTTTTATTGATTCATGAATGGACTGACTATTCCATTCCAACTACAGTTCAGCAGATAAGGCAGCATGAAGCCGTGAATAGTGATACTTTCTGTCTGCTGTCTCACTTCAAATCTTAGAACCAACAGAGGGTTAAAAATAGTTACACAGTAGAATAGCAGTGAATTAAAAAAGTTTgtggaaggaaaaaaaaattgtacCTCAGTTGGAAGTAGTACAACAGGACGCCGATGTGTACCTGATCCAACATCAAGGACAATTGCAGTAAATTCACTCCCTCCTTCAAGAAACATTTCTATTAACACTTTATTGTCAATTCCCTGTCACAGACAAAATCAATGGCAAAACCTTAACATATACTATGAGATAGGTATAAATTTTACAGGAAATAATTCTAGTCAAGTTGTATCCCTCCTTAATTTTCTCTATTTTCATTCTACTTCAACAAAAGTTGttacattaataaaaaatttctcttcATCCAGTTCTGAATAGACTTAACATACCTCGGAGATAAGTTCATTGGCTTTAATGAGAGAATCAGCCACACCATATGCAACTCCAACACCGATGCTTGACCCTCCTCTTGTTGGTTTTACCTGAGACAAAATTGTAAATGTATATGAGCATAACTAGCTGCTGAAATCAGTCAACAAATCTCCAAGGAATGGACTAAATCAAGTGCCTTACCACAACTTTCCCAGAGTCAGGGTCTAGCCGATGCCGTTTAAACCATTCTGATAGTTCTGATTGGTTTGTTTCATGACCCTAATTGTCATCATAATGTTATCAAGTCTCACAGTATATGTAAATAAGAAAATCTTGGCCATTTTATCAGAAAACTATACATGCTAAACCATAAAGCTAGAAAAACACCTTAGTAAACACTGGATATTGGACACTAATACATGTCAAGATATGATTATAATAACTAGAAGATACACACGTGCAAGACATATTTGGTCAATTGAATTGCCTAATCAAATAAGTGTTAAAACAAAACTTTCAATACCTGAACTAAGAAACTTGGTACTGTTATGAATCCATGCTTTCTGAGCTCCAATGATGCTTTATACTGGCAGAAACTTTGAGCAAATACTAAGTGCGAGAGGTAGAGTAAAGATAGTGAGAGCaacaaagaagagagagagagagagagagagagagagagagagagagagagtacatAATTCTTGTACCTTGTCAAATGCTTCTCGACATTCATTTGATCCTGTGCCAACAAATGGAACATTATACTTGTCCAGCAATTCCTGAAAATAATTATCATTTAGAAATAATATTCATATAGATACACAAAATCATTACAGCCTTTAAGAAATTCGTATATATATTGCACCTGGATCGTGCCATCTTCACCAAATTGACCATGTATAACAGGAAACACTATATCCACAGCTTTAGCTAGATGCTCTGCTAAGTCATCCAAAGTTTGGAAACTTTGGGCAAGGCTGCAAAATAAACAAGCCACCAACTTTACACAAGTTATTACAAATTAAATTGTTCCATGCTATAATTTCAGGGGTACTTAGCagataaaaattacaaa harbors:
- the LOC112743763 gene encoding uncharacterized protein isoform X1, with protein sequence MIMASSSSSIASNFTLPRNNDALLKQCGSSRAVFGSVRVLSNSIKQLLKLNHKPPRRSCVTCASSIQQQQVEPSLIVDVDKQKDDGRVLKVGLICGGPSAERGISLNSARSVLDHIQGDDLLVSCYYIDCNLNAFSISTAQVYSNTPADFDFKLDSLAQSFQTLDDLAEHLAKAVDIVFPVIHGQFGEDGTIQELLDKYNVPFVGTGSNECREAFDKYKASLELRKHGFITVPSFLVQGHETNQSELSEWFKRHRLDPDSGKVVVKPTRGGSSIGVGVAYGVADSLIKANELISEGIDNKVLIEMFLEGGSEFTAIVLDVGSGTHRRPVVLLPTEVELQSRGANDVQENDAIFNYRRKYLPTQQVAYHTPPRFSLDAIENIRKGASLLFQQLCLQDFARIDGWFLPNSACNLPSSESEFGRTESGTIIFTDINLISGMEQTSFLFQQASKVGFSHTNILRSIIHHACLRFPNLASIINKSGQVPSKSKYSKLNRSVPRREGARKVFVIFGGDTSERQVSLMSGTNVWLNLQAFHDLEVTPCLLSTTSEYESTVDGKKADNVMNRTVWSLPYSLVLRHTTEEVLAACIEAIEPDRAAMTSNLREKVMNDLMEGFKDHSWFTGFDIADELPIRFSLKQWIKLAKKAEATVFIAVHGGIGEDGTLQSLLDAEGIPYTGPGAMASKICMDKVATSAALKNLANSGILTINKDVRKKDDLSSKPINEIWHDITQKLRCETLCIKPARDGCSTGVARLCSSSDLAVYVKALEECLLRIPPNSLSKAHGMIEMPNPPPELLIFEPFIETDEIIMTSKFKNETADGLMWKGLSRWVEITVGVVGKRGSMHSLSPSVTVKETGDILSLEEKFQGGTGINLTPPPLSIMSANALERCKKHIELIANTLQLEGFSRIDAFVNVDSGEVLIIEVNTVPGMTPSTVLIHQALAEQPPLYPHQFFRKLLDLASERST
- the LOC112743763 gene encoding uncharacterized protein isoform X2: MIMASSSSSIASNFTLPRNNDALLKQCGSSRAVFGSVRVLSNSIKQLLKLNHKPPRRSCVTCASSIQQQQVEPSLIVDVDKQKDDGRVLKVGLICGGPSAERGISLNSARSVLDHIQVYSNTPADFDFKLDSLAQSFQTLDDLAEHLAKAVDIVFPVIHGQFGEDGTIQELLDKYNVPFVGTGSNECREAFDKYKASLELRKHGFITVPSFLVQGHETNQSELSEWFKRHRLDPDSGKVVVKPTRGGSSIGVGVAYGVADSLIKANELISEGIDNKVLIEMFLEGGSEFTAIVLDVGSGTHRRPVVLLPTEVELQSRGANDVQENDAIFNYRRKYLPTQQVAYHTPPRFSLDAIENIRKGASLLFQQLCLQDFARIDGWFLPNSACNLPSSESEFGRTESGTIIFTDINLISGMEQTSFLFQQASKVGFSHTNILRSIIHHACLRFPNLASIINKSGQVPSKSKYSKLNRSVPRREGARKVFVIFGGDTSERQVSLMSGTNVWLNLQAFHDLEVTPCLLSTTSEYESTVDGKKADNVMNRTVWSLPYSLVLRHTTEEVLAACIEAIEPDRAAMTSNLREKVMNDLMEGFKDHSWFTGFDIADELPIRFSLKQWIKLAKKAEATVFIAVHGGIGEDGTLQSLLDAEGIPYTGPGAMASKICMDKVATSAALKNLANSGILTINKDVRKKDDLSSKPINEIWHDITQKLRCETLCIKPARDGCSTGVARLCSSSDLAVYVKALEECLLRIPPNSLSKAHGMIEMPNPPPELLIFEPFIETDEIIMTSKFKNETADGLMWKGLSRWVEITVGVVGKRGSMHSLSPSVTVKETGDILSLEEKFQGGTGINLTPPPLSIMSANALERCKKHIELIANTLQLEGFSRIDAFVNVDSGEVLIIEVNTVPGMTPSTVLIHQALAEQPPLYPHQFFRKLLDLASERST